A genome region from Macrotis lagotis isolate mMagLag1 chromosome 4, bilby.v1.9.chrom.fasta, whole genome shotgun sequence includes the following:
- the SIX6 gene encoding homeobox protein SIX6 — MFQLPILNFSPQQVAGVCETLEESGDIERLGRFLWSLPVAPAACEALNKNESVLRARAIVAFHTGNYRELYHILENHKFTKESHAKLQALWLEAHYQEAEKLRGRPLGPVDKYRVRKKFPLPRTIWDGEQKTHCFKERTRHLLREWYLQDPYPNPSKKRELAQATGLTPTQVGNWFKNRRQRDRAAAAKNRLQQQVLSQGSGRSLQTEEESAGEPLGAVASPAASLSSKAATSAISITSSDSECDI; from the exons ATGTTCCAGCTGCCTATTCTGAATTTCAGCCCTCAGCAAGTAGCTGGGGTATGCGAGACCTTGGAGGAAAGCGGGGACATTGAGCGTTTGGGCCGCTTTCTCTGGTCCCTGCCTGTGGCCCCGGCAGCATGTGAAGCACTGAACAAGAATGAGTCGGTGTTACGAGCCCGGGCCATTGTGGCCTTCCACACAGGGAACTATCGGGAACTCTATCACATTCTGGAAAACCACAAATTTACCAAGGAATCTCATGCCAAGCTACAGGCCCTGTGGCTAGAGGCTCACTACCAAGAAGCCGAGAAGCTCCGAGGCCGACCTCTGGGGCCAGTGGACAAGTATCGGGTGAGGAAGAAGTTCCCTTTACCTCGGACCATCTGGGATGGGGAACAGAAGACTCATTGCTTCAAGGAGAGGACAAGACACTTGCTTAGGGAGTGGTACCTGCAGGACCCTTACCCAAACCCCAGCAAAAAGAGAGAACTAGCCCAGGCAACCGGACTTACCCCCACACAAGTGGGCAACTGGTTCAAAAACCGCAGACAAAGGGACAGAGCAGCAGCGGCCAAAAACAG GCTACAGCAGCAGGTGCTGTCCCAGGGCTCAGGTCGGTCGCTGCAGACCGAGGAGGAGAGTGCTGGGGAACCTCTGGGGGCCGTCGCTAGCCCCGCTGCCAGTCTGTCTAGCAAAGCCGCCACGTCGGCCATTTCCATCACATCCAGCGACAGTGAATGTGACATCTGA